The Nitrospira sp. KM1 genome includes a window with the following:
- the gspE gene encoding type II secretion system ATPase GspE, which produces MEKLTQTTRPLLGAILEQKFGLSEEKLLEALNLQQTKGGRLGEALLRIRAIEEDLLLQALAIQFEMPWLPHLEVSQVQHDWIKKVPIHFARRYRVLPLKVEDGAILVATTDPLETTALDDLRLLLGMPVRAVLTSGISLMSCLNRAYDEVASPTGAEQVMEDMAASENLDQLAHELDEPKDLLDETDEAPIIRLVNSVLFQAVRQRASDIHFESFERGLVVRYRIDGVLYPVLTPPKHLQSSIIARLKIMSGLNIAEKRLPQDGRFGIRTAGKDVDLRVSVLPTSHGERVVLRLLEKENRLLNLSEMGFSPDRLRTIQQLIQLTHGILLVTGPTGSGKTTTLYAALSEINAPDKNIITVEDPVEYQLMGIGQMQVNPKINLTFAAGLRSILRQDPDVIMIGEIRDRETAEIAIHASLTGHLVFSTLHTNDAASAATRLIDMGIEPFLVASSVVAVLAQRLIRKICPDCKKSYEPDDEELIRLGIVPGKKRPTFYRGAGCLSCSQTGYRGRTGIHELLVMDDEIRRLIGAKADATAIKQSAMAKGMVMLKEEAADKIFHGVTTTEEVLRMTQQEVEV; this is translated from the coding sequence GTGGAAAAATTGACGCAAACGACCAGACCATTGCTGGGAGCGATTCTCGAGCAGAAGTTCGGACTGTCCGAGGAGAAGCTGCTTGAAGCCTTGAACCTTCAGCAAACCAAAGGGGGGCGGCTGGGTGAAGCGCTGCTCCGAATTCGCGCAATCGAGGAAGACCTTCTGCTACAGGCCCTCGCGATTCAATTTGAGATGCCGTGGCTCCCCCACCTGGAAGTCAGCCAGGTGCAGCATGATTGGATCAAGAAAGTACCCATCCATTTTGCACGTCGGTATCGTGTCCTGCCTCTGAAAGTTGAAGACGGCGCAATTCTGGTGGCGACGACCGATCCGCTGGAGACCACCGCACTGGACGATTTGCGTCTCCTGCTGGGCATGCCGGTCAGGGCCGTGCTGACCAGCGGCATCTCGCTCATGAGTTGTCTCAACCGCGCCTACGACGAGGTGGCCAGTCCGACGGGCGCCGAGCAGGTCATGGAAGACATGGCGGCGAGCGAAAATCTCGACCAGCTCGCCCATGAACTGGATGAACCCAAAGACCTTCTCGACGAAACTGACGAAGCGCCGATCATCCGGCTCGTCAACTCCGTGCTCTTTCAGGCCGTCCGCCAGCGGGCCAGCGACATCCATTTCGAATCCTTCGAGCGCGGACTGGTCGTTCGATACCGCATCGACGGCGTGCTGTATCCCGTGCTGACTCCACCGAAGCACCTGCAATCGAGCATCATCGCCCGCCTCAAGATCATGTCCGGGCTCAACATTGCCGAAAAACGGCTTCCCCAGGACGGCCGGTTCGGAATCAGAACCGCGGGAAAGGACGTGGACCTCCGCGTTTCAGTCCTCCCGACTTCTCACGGCGAACGCGTCGTTCTCCGCTTGCTCGAAAAGGAAAATCGGCTGCTGAACTTGTCCGAAATGGGATTTTCCCCGGACCGGTTGCGCACGATCCAACAACTGATCCAGCTGACGCACGGCATCCTTCTCGTGACAGGCCCGACCGGCAGCGGAAAGACCACGACGTTGTACGCGGCATTGAGCGAGATCAATGCTCCGGACAAGAACATCATCACCGTCGAGGATCCGGTCGAATATCAATTGATGGGCATTGGACAGATGCAGGTCAATCCCAAGATCAACCTGACGTTCGCTGCGGGACTACGCTCGATCCTCCGGCAGGATCCGGATGTCATCATGATCGGTGAGATCCGGGATCGCGAAACCGCGGAGATCGCGATACACGCGTCACTAACCGGCCACCTCGTGTTTTCGACCCTCCATACGAATGACGCCGCCAGCGCAGCCACCCGTTTGATCGACATGGGCATTGAGCCCTTTCTCGTCGCGTCGTCAGTCGTGGCCGTGCTCGCCCAGCGATTGATCAGAAAGATCTGCCCGGACTGCAAGAAGAGCTATGAGCCCGACGACGAAGAACTGATCCGGCTGGGTATCGTCCCCGGCAAAAAACGGCCGACCTTCTATCGCGGGGCCGGCTGCCTCTCCTGCTCGCAGACCGGCTATCGCGGTCGCACGGGCATCCACGAACTCCTGGTCATGGACGACGAGATCCGGCGTCTCATCGGCGCGAAGGCCGACGCGACCGCCATCAAGCAATCCGCCATGGCAAAGGGCATGGTCATGTTGAAGGAAGAAGCGGCGGATAAGATTTTTCACGGCGTGACCACGACCGAAGAAGTGCTGCGAATGACGCAGCAAGAAGTTGAAGTCTAA
- a CDS encoding FAD-binding and (Fe-S)-binding domain-containing protein, with the protein MTLVMPEHSRAIASDLRRALGSDIVKDDEATKIAYAVDASIYRMVPQAIVLVETESHIETVVRYAVSRGIPLTSRAAGTNLTGSAVGSGIILDVSRMHRLLDINEETRQARVQPGLVLAELNKRLARRGLLFGPDPSSGEMCKLGGMLANNSAGPHTLRYGAVKDNVDALRVCLPSGEWLEARSYKLGDPSLARLMTRHPALSDVKAIVENHTGLLTQKRPTVSKNSAGYNLFGLADGLADGRLDLPKLFVGSEGTLGVFSEATIRLVDKPRATLTALIHFTRLEDVGDAIPKLLELNPSALEVMDANTLDLIGRSKHGIPADAAATLLAELDDNGGGGDLRERAERMADVCRSYRLASGLVTAFDQEQRDQLWKARKALYPTLYRFDPRKKPINYVDDVVVGAERISDLIRYLEELFKGQRVPVAIFGHIGNGNAHIVPLLDVNDERDFKKMVQSYHEIHDAVLTRFGGSICGEHGDGRVRAEYVRKMFGEELYGLFKRVKESFDPSYVFNPGVKISDTPFTEHIDYTRLSKSCATCAKCNAVCPVYDVFRSEDMSSRGWFEIVTDTNYSYLNSKRVVEACLNCKSCRTACPAGVDVSQLILDRRAEQPNKLAGWIFRLHAQSDKFAAYLKLLARCQWIWNRPLSRRILEVVTRPLLRRLAATATLSSNVAIPKFAVRQLRDRYPELIPPTPGTAGSPVAYFHGCAANYFDDGVGDAVIAVLRKHHVEPDLPPQRCSGTPIETYGHREIAKEGARVNLTSLAGYDTVVTGCASCTLMLKDYPTLFAGEPEHQAAEALAKRVKHISEFVAQSLVRPAMAEVGSRPQTVGYHSSCHLRAAGVTKEPRSILASMPGVRYVEMPDADRCAGGAGTYLVKDFDTSQRIVERKRRAVEDSGVDVVATSCPACMVQLRTGLPHTVEVKHVAQLLQERYDAADHQAGGD; encoded by the coding sequence ATGACGCTGGTTATGCCGGAACACTCTCGTGCGATCGCATCGGACTTACGCCGCGCGCTGGGATCCGATATCGTCAAGGATGACGAGGCCACCAAGATCGCCTATGCCGTGGACGCCAGCATTTATCGGATGGTACCACAAGCCATCGTCCTGGTGGAAACTGAATCCCATATAGAGACCGTCGTCCGGTATGCCGTCTCCCGTGGAATTCCGCTGACTTCTCGGGCCGCGGGAACGAATCTTACCGGATCCGCCGTCGGGTCGGGCATCATCCTCGATGTCTCCCGAATGCATCGCCTTCTCGACATCAATGAAGAAACACGCCAAGCCCGCGTCCAACCTGGCCTGGTTCTGGCGGAATTGAACAAGCGACTCGCCCGCCGGGGGCTCCTGTTCGGACCTGACCCTTCAAGCGGGGAGATGTGCAAGCTCGGCGGGATGCTCGCCAACAATTCGGCCGGGCCCCATACGTTACGCTATGGCGCGGTGAAAGACAACGTCGACGCCCTCAGGGTCTGCCTGCCCTCCGGAGAATGGCTCGAAGCAAGATCGTATAAGCTTGGTGACCCATCGCTGGCACGATTGATGACGCGCCATCCGGCGCTCTCCGACGTGAAGGCCATTGTCGAAAATCACACCGGTCTCCTGACACAGAAACGCCCGACCGTCAGTAAGAACAGCGCGGGGTACAACCTGTTCGGGTTGGCCGACGGGCTGGCTGACGGCCGGCTGGATCTGCCCAAACTATTTGTCGGCAGTGAAGGGACGCTGGGAGTGTTCAGTGAGGCGACGATCCGATTGGTGGACAAGCCGCGTGCGACCCTGACAGCCCTGATTCATTTCACGCGGCTCGAAGATGTGGGCGACGCCATACCCAAGCTCCTCGAATTGAACCCGAGTGCGCTCGAAGTCATGGATGCAAACACGCTCGATCTAATCGGGCGATCGAAGCATGGGATTCCGGCCGATGCCGCGGCGACGCTGTTGGCGGAACTCGATGACAATGGCGGAGGTGGCGATCTTCGTGAAAGGGCTGAACGCATGGCCGATGTTTGCCGGTCGTACCGTCTGGCGTCCGGCCTCGTCACTGCCTTCGATCAGGAGCAGCGCGATCAGCTTTGGAAGGCGCGCAAAGCACTGTACCCGACGCTCTACCGGTTCGATCCGCGCAAGAAACCCATCAACTATGTCGACGATGTCGTGGTCGGGGCAGAGCGGATCAGCGATCTCATCCGGTACCTCGAAGAGTTGTTCAAAGGACAGCGCGTGCCGGTGGCGATTTTCGGACACATTGGCAACGGCAATGCCCATATCGTGCCGTTGCTCGACGTCAACGACGAGCGCGATTTCAAGAAGATGGTTCAGAGCTATCACGAAATCCATGATGCGGTACTGACCCGATTCGGAGGATCGATCTGCGGCGAACACGGGGATGGGCGGGTACGAGCCGAATACGTCAGGAAAATGTTCGGCGAGGAATTATACGGTCTCTTTAAAAGGGTGAAAGAATCCTTCGATCCCTCTTACGTGTTCAATCCCGGCGTGAAGATCAGCGATACACCGTTCACGGAGCATATCGATTACACCAGATTGTCCAAGTCATGTGCGACTTGTGCTAAGTGCAATGCCGTCTGTCCCGTCTACGATGTTTTCCGTTCGGAGGACATGAGCTCTCGCGGATGGTTCGAAATCGTCACGGATACGAACTACAGTTACCTGAATTCCAAACGGGTGGTCGAGGCCTGTCTCAACTGCAAATCCTGCAGGACGGCATGTCCGGCTGGAGTGGATGTATCGCAGCTCATCCTAGACCGCCGGGCGGAACAGCCCAATAAGTTGGCAGGCTGGATATTTAGACTTCATGCACAGTCAGATAAATTTGCAGCCTACTTAAAGTTATTAGCGAGATGTCAATGGATCTGGAATAGACCTCTTTCCAGAAGGATTCTCGAAGTCGTCACGAGACCCCTGCTGCGCCGCTTGGCCGCAACTGCGACCCTCTCATCCAACGTGGCGATTCCCAAGTTCGCGGTACGCCAACTCCGCGACCGCTACCCCGAGTTGATTCCGCCAACGCCCGGTACGGCGGGCTCTCCAGTGGCATACTTTCACGGATGTGCGGCGAACTATTTTGACGACGGTGTCGGAGATGCCGTGATTGCCGTTCTCAGAAAGCATCATGTGGAACCGGATCTTCCTCCGCAACGTTGTTCCGGTACGCCGATTGAAACCTATGGCCACCGGGAAATTGCGAAAGAAGGCGCGAGGGTCAACCTGACATCTCTAGCTGGCTACGACACCGTCGTCACAGGATGTGCCTCTTGCACGCTCATGCTGAAGGATTACCCGACGTTGTTTGCAGGCGAGCCTGAGCATCAAGCGGCGGAGGCGTTGGCGAAACGGGTGAAACACATTTCCGAATTCGTGGCGCAATCTTTGGTCAGACCTGCCATGGCCGAAGTCGGTTCAAGGCCGCAGACGGTAGGCTACCATTCGTCTTGTCATCTACGGGCAGCCGGCGTGACTAAGGAACCACGGTCCATCCTGGCAAGCATGCCGGGAGTGCGGTATGTCGAAATGCCGGATGCCGACCGATGCGCCGGAGGAGCGGGCACCTATCTCGTCAAGGATTTTGACACGTCGCAACGCATCGTCGAACGAAAACGCCGAGCCGTAGAAGACAGCGGCGTCGACGTCGTGGCAACCAGTTGTCCGGCTTGTATGGTCCAGCTGCGAACCGGGCTGCCTCATACCGTGGAAGTGAAGCACGTCGCGCAATTGCTTCAGGAACGGTATGATGCCGCGGACCATCAAGCCGGAGGAGACTGA
- a CDS encoding MoaD/ThiS family protein, translated as MVKVLVFGLTLRDAVGEHEIDVESPTATTVKKLVESNQAQLGALLPFMQKREVLVTVNKRVSTEDSPVKDGDVVKLSYQSTNASVDGVRDIPT; from the coding sequence ATGGTAAAGGTGCTGGTATTCGGATTGACGCTGCGGGATGCGGTGGGAGAGCATGAGATCGATGTCGAGTCGCCGACCGCCACCACGGTCAAGAAACTCGTCGAGTCTAACCAGGCGCAGCTTGGCGCGCTGTTGCCGTTTATGCAGAAGCGGGAAGTGTTGGTGACGGTGAACAAGCGTGTCAGCACCGAGGATTCACCAGTGAAGGACGGCGACGTGGTCAAACTGTCGTATCAATCGACGAACGCCTCCGTCGATGGAGTGCGGGATATCCCGACGTAA
- a CDS encoding pyridoxamine 5'-phosphate oxidase family protein — MPDAIQNVAALEACIGRAPGPINLKVIDHLDDGARHWIASSPMLFAAFGNGRDIAMTIGGGEAGFARAVDASRLTVSASALDDPNLAVEGCGAGMLFVSPSIGETLRVGGRVVSAGEGRIDIVVDECYLHCAKAMIRSNFWQAVSDVDAPGEALSFLAASRFLALATADREGHADLSPKGDPSGSLIRVHQGKAWYADRPGNRRADSFRNILVQPRVAAAALIPGSTGVVLLSGTARISADQAMRDGFAVAGKTPPLVTCIEQVTLTVRKSAAMARARLWPAAPRAQGIDPAAMFVAHIKLSKTRGLQAGLVRAALAVPGMMEKGLQHDYRNNLY; from the coding sequence ATGCCTGACGCTATTCAGAACGTCGCCGCGCTGGAGGCCTGCATTGGGAGGGCCCCGGGTCCGATCAACCTTAAGGTGATCGATCACCTTGACGATGGGGCGCGACATTGGATTGCTTCGTCGCCGATGTTGTTTGCTGCATTCGGCAACGGCAGAGATATCGCGATGACGATCGGCGGCGGAGAGGCCGGATTCGCCCGGGCAGTCGATGCCTCTCGCTTGACAGTCTCCGCATCTGCGCTCGACGATCCGAATCTTGCGGTAGAAGGCTGCGGAGCGGGGATGCTGTTCGTCTCGCCGAGCATCGGCGAGACGTTGCGAGTCGGCGGTCGTGTCGTCTCGGCCGGTGAAGGTCGAATCGACATCGTCGTCGACGAGTGCTATCTGCATTGCGCCAAGGCGATGATACGCTCGAATTTCTGGCAAGCGGTTTCCGATGTGGACGCGCCGGGCGAAGCCCTGTCCTTTCTGGCCGCAAGCCGTTTCCTTGCGCTGGCCACGGCCGATAGAGAGGGGCACGCCGACCTCAGTCCAAAAGGCGACCCCTCGGGATCATTGATACGCGTGCACCAAGGCAAAGCTTGGTATGCCGACCGCCCGGGAAATCGCCGGGCCGACAGCTTCCGCAATATTCTGGTCCAGCCCCGTGTCGCGGCAGCCGCACTTATTCCAGGCTCGACAGGCGTCGTGCTGCTATCCGGTACGGCTCGGATCAGCGCCGATCAGGCCATGCGTGATGGATTTGCAGTCGCAGGCAAAACGCCGCCGCTCGTCACCTGTATCGAACAGGTAACGCTGACCGTACGCAAGAGCGCGGCCATGGCCCGGGCGCGTCTGTGGCCCGCCGCGCCCCGTGCCCAGGGAATCGATCCGGCGGCGATGTTTGTCGCCCACATCAAGCTCAGCAAAACACGCGGTCTCCAGGCGGGATTGGTTCGCGCGGCGCTGGCGGTGCCCGGCATGATGGAAAAAGGTTTGCAGCACGACTATCGGAACAATCTCTATTGA